In Lotus japonicus ecotype B-129 chromosome 5, LjGifu_v1.2, one genomic interval encodes:
- the LOC130718787 gene encoding uncharacterized protein LOC130718787, protein MDWNKGHGDFSSYIHFEVTGDSEADCDPVMGDYAFELARSVDNVDDDALSCSYDESDGSGVYNAVEVDQLHEHHESCDEIEEDVVYGRSYCEDDEMQEHHKSYVSFDSGHDVLDEMEKNRLFWEACLAS, encoded by the coding sequence ATGGATTGGAATAAGGGTCATGGGGATTTTTCTTCTTACATTCATTTTGAGGTTACAGGGGACTCTGAAGCTGACTGTGATCCTGTGATGGGTGATTATGCTTTTGAATTAGCCAGATCAGTAGATAatgttgatgatgatgctcTGTCTTGCAGCTATGATGAATCTGATGGATCTGGTGTTTATAATGCTGTTGAAGTTGATCAACTCCATGAACATCATGAGTCATGTGATGAGATTGAGGAAGATGTTGTTTATGGAAGATCATATTGTGAAGATGATGAGATGCAAGAACACCACAAGTCCTATGTGTCTTTCGATTCAGGCCATGACGTGTTGGATGAGATGGAAAAGAACAGGCTCTTCTGGGAGGCTTGTTTGGCATCTTGA
- the LOC130719840 gene encoding uncharacterized protein LOC130719840 yields MARNTISTRFHRVAAAFDADMKRVRPCDSIEYSSSTDLSDLVKSFMEKNDYREGEGEDVENLDWFDDSDNDKLETLKEIFAGGECDDDNDACREEIRREAELAWSLVGEDTSLPGFKRLFMSRLRERGFDAGLCKSKWEKNRKFPGSEYEYIDVNFAGSRYIVEISLVAQFEIARPTNQYSALLDVFPHFFSLFSN; encoded by the exons ATGGCAAGGAACACGATTTCGACGAGGTTTCATAGGGTAGCAGCTGCCTTTGATGCCGACATGAAACGCGTGAGGCCCTGCGATAGCATTGAATACTCCTCCTCAACTGATTTATCAGATCTCGTCAAATCGTTCATGGAGAAGAATGATTATAGAGAAGGCGAAGGCGAAGATGTTGAGAATTTGGATTGGTTTGATGATTCTGACAACGACAAATTGGAGACGTTGAAGGAGATTTTTGCTGGTGGTGAAtgtgatgatgataatgatgcCTGCAGAGAAGAGATTAGGAGAGAAGCTGAACTCGCATGGAGTCTTGTTGGGGAAGACACCTCCTTGCCTGGATTCAAACGTCTCTTCATGTCTCGCTTGCGTGAAAGAGGTTTCGATGCTG GGCTTTGCAAATCTAAGTGggagaaaaatagaaaattccCAGGCAGTGAATATGAGTACATTGATGTGAATTTCGCCGGAAGCCGCTACATTGTTGAGATTTCCCTTGTTGCACAATTTGAAATAGCTCGTCCCACAAATCAATATTCTGCTTTACTTGATGTGTTCcctcattttttctctctcttctcaaaTTGA
- the LOC130721519 gene encoding mediator of RNA polymerase II transcription subunit 11-like isoform X2: MDPQGQTTSLQRLQNVEKRIVKVLELAGGVMDELASPLGPRKDVVQNHCLEFMQLIKDIQVALRDEIKSACEYRPFEKCDYGSRIANEICYQKVEFVMSQLDAMKQTIDEYHAAV, translated from the exons ATGGATCCGCAGGGCCAGACAACTTCTTTGCAGCGACTTCAGAATGTGGAAAAG AGAATTGTGAAGGTTTTAGAGCTTGCGGGAGGAGTCATGGATGAGCTTGCAAGCCCACTTGGTCCCCGGAAAGATGTGGTCCAAAATCACTGCCTGGAATTCATGCAATTAATCAAG GACATCCAGGTGGCGTTGCGTGATGAAATCAAAAGTGCTTGTGAATATCGCCCTTTTGAGAAATGTGATTATGGTTCAAGAATAGCCAATGAGATTTGTTACCAGAAGGTGGAATTTGTCATGTCACAATTGGATGCCATGAAACAAACTATAGATGAGTATCATGCAGCAGTCTGA
- the LOC130721519 gene encoding mediator of RNA polymerase II transcription subunit 11-like isoform X1, with protein MDPQGQTTSLQRLQNVEKVHFHSIKKKQCCWLFVLIYFVLGYVQRIVKVLELAGGVMDELASPLGPRKDVVQNHCLEFMQLIKDIQVALRDEIKSACEYRPFEKCDYGSRIANEICYQKVEFVMSQLDAMKQTIDEYHAAV; from the exons ATGGATCCGCAGGGCCAGACAACTTCTTTGCAGCGACTTCAGAATGTGGAAAAGGTACATTTTCATAGCATTAAGAAGAAGCAATGTTGCTGGCTGTTTGTTCTAATTTATTTTGTTCTTGGTTATGTGCAGAGAATTGTGAAGGTTTTAGAGCTTGCGGGAGGAGTCATGGATGAGCTTGCAAGCCCACTTGGTCCCCGGAAAGATGTGGTCCAAAATCACTGCCTGGAATTCATGCAATTAATCAAG GACATCCAGGTGGCGTTGCGTGATGAAATCAAAAGTGCTTGTGAATATCGCCCTTTTGAGAAATGTGATTATGGTTCAAGAATAGCCAATGAGATTTGTTACCAGAAGGTGGAATTTGTCATGTCACAATTGGATGCCATGAAACAAACTATAGATGAGTATCATGCAGCAGTCTGA